In Xanthomonas sp. SI, the following are encoded in one genomic region:
- a CDS encoding sulfotransferase, with protein MTEQVQLYNQAVAALNQRDWGQAQRLAQHLLRALPQHAGVQFVAGVAALELKQMQAAAAHLYQATTLNPQRADYATQLAKVLAMGRFMQEAHHFADQAMALRPSDAHTLDTLGVVYTQVNEHVAALDAFTQAVQLAPQHASFRYNLGTSLLFSGRLQEAEQEYRACLAMEPRYWKVYLSLSQLRKWSADENNLALLEQALASAGDVPEAVLYLNLALAKEHEDLGDYHAAFRGYVQGKAVQKRARGYTSERDAVLFEALQQAFPADAAPAPGFDSEEPIFVVGMPRSGTTLVDRILSSHPQVHSAGELQNFSVALKRLVRTPSSAILDVATLTQLQGLDWRELGRAYVESTRPGTAAKPRFVDKLPHNFLYVGHIARALPNARIVCLRRDPMDTCLSNFRQLFALSSPYYDYSFDLMDVGRYYLMFERLMAHWRALFPQRLLEIDYADLVLEQEPTTRRLLEFCGLPWDEACLRFEQNQAPVATASVVQVRTSMTRAYMGRWQRYGEDLAELKQLLDTQSLEATGQGSR; from the coding sequence ATGACCGAACAGGTTCAGCTCTACAACCAGGCTGTCGCCGCGCTCAACCAGCGCGACTGGGGCCAGGCGCAGCGGCTCGCGCAGCATCTTCTGCGCGCGTTGCCGCAACATGCCGGCGTGCAGTTCGTGGCCGGCGTGGCGGCGTTGGAACTGAAGCAGATGCAAGCTGCCGCGGCGCACCTGTATCAGGCGACGACCTTGAATCCGCAGCGTGCCGACTACGCGACGCAGCTGGCCAAGGTGCTGGCGATGGGGCGCTTCATGCAGGAGGCGCATCACTTCGCCGACCAGGCGATGGCGTTGCGGCCGAGCGACGCGCATACGCTGGACACGCTGGGCGTGGTCTACACCCAGGTCAACGAACACGTCGCGGCGCTGGACGCGTTCACCCAGGCGGTGCAGCTCGCGCCGCAACACGCCAGCTTTCGCTACAACCTCGGCACCTCGCTGCTGTTCTCCGGGCGGTTGCAGGAAGCCGAGCAGGAATACCGGGCCTGCCTGGCCATGGAACCACGCTACTGGAAGGTCTATCTGTCGCTGTCGCAGTTGCGCAAGTGGAGCGCGGACGAGAACAACCTGGCCTTGCTGGAGCAGGCGCTGGCTTCGGCCGGCGACGTGCCGGAAGCGGTGCTGTATCTCAACCTGGCGCTGGCCAAGGAGCACGAGGATCTCGGCGACTACCATGCCGCGTTCCGTGGCTACGTGCAGGGCAAGGCGGTGCAGAAGCGCGCGCGCGGTTACACGTCCGAGCGCGATGCGGTGCTGTTCGAGGCGTTGCAGCAGGCCTTCCCCGCCGACGCTGCGCCTGCGCCGGGCTTTGACAGCGAAGAGCCGATCTTCGTGGTCGGCATGCCGCGCAGCGGCACCACCCTGGTGGACCGGATCCTGTCCAGCCATCCGCAGGTGCACTCGGCCGGCGAGCTGCAGAATTTCTCGGTGGCGCTCAAGCGCCTGGTGCGCACGCCATCGTCGGCGATCCTGGACGTGGCCACGCTGACCCAGCTGCAGGGGCTGGACTGGCGCGAACTCGGCCGCGCCTACGTCGAGTCCACCCGTCCCGGCACCGCCGCCAAGCCGCGGTTCGTGGACAAGCTGCCGCACAACTTCCTGTACGTGGGGCATATCGCGCGCGCGTTGCCGAATGCGCGCATCGTCTGCCTGCGGCGCGATCCGATGGACACCTGCCTGAGCAACTTCCGCCAGCTGTTCGCACTGTCCTCGCCGTACTACGACTATTCCTTCGACCTGATGGACGTCGGCCGCTATTACCTGATGTTCGAGCGTTTGATGGCGCATTGGCGCGCGTTGTTCCCGCAGCGGCTGCTGGAAATCGACTACGCAGATCTGGTGCTGGAGCAGGAGCCGACCACGCGCCGTTTGCTGGAGTTCTGCGGCTTGCCGTGGGACGAGGCCTGCCTGCGTTTCGAGCAGAACCAGGCGCCGGTGGCCACCGCCAGCGTGGTCCAGGTGCGCACCTCGATGACCCGTGCCTACATGGGGCGTTGGCAGCGCTACGGCGAGGATCTCGCCGAGCTGAAACAATTGCTGGATACGCAATCGCTCGAAGCGACGGGGCAAGGCAGCCGCTGA
- a CDS encoding NAD(P)/FAD-dependent oxidoreductase — MKREPSCDALIVGAGHNGLVCAAYLARAGWKVTVLERRGVVGGAAVTEEFHPGFRNSVASYTVSLLQPKVIADLDLAAHGLRIVPRRCNNFVPLPDDRYLLAGAGITQAQVAKFSRRDAERLPAYEARLERIADVLRALALQPPPNVTDGGWMQALPELLRAGRLGRRLHALDPGLRQELLDLFTISAAEYLERWFESDPVKALFGFDGIVGNYASPYTPGSAYVLLHHVFGESNGVKGAWGHALGGMGAITQAMAKAALAAGAQIRTDAGVREILVEDGRAVGVVTEHGERLHARRVVANVNPKLLYERLLDPAHVPAATRERMAQWRCGSGTFRMNVALSRLPQFRALPGQGDHLTAGIILAPSLDYMDRAYRDARDRGWSRDPIVELLIPSTLDDSLAPPGQHVASLFCQHVAPQLPDGRSWDAHRDEVAELMIATVERYAPGFADSVLGRQALTPLDLERTFGLIGGDIFHGALSLNQLFSARPMLGQANYRGAIPGLYLCGAGTHPGGGVTGAPGHNAAMALLDDGRR, encoded by the coding sequence ATGAAGCGCGAACCGTCCTGCGATGCCCTGATCGTCGGCGCCGGCCACAACGGCCTGGTCTGCGCCGCTTACCTGGCGCGGGCCGGCTGGAAGGTTACGGTGCTGGAGCGGCGCGGCGTGGTCGGCGGCGCTGCGGTCACCGAGGAATTCCACCCGGGCTTCCGCAATTCGGTGGCGTCCTACACGGTGTCGCTGCTGCAGCCGAAGGTGATCGCCGATCTCGATCTGGCCGCGCACGGGCTGCGCATCGTGCCGCGCCGCTGCAACAACTTCGTGCCGCTGCCCGACGACCGCTACCTGCTGGCCGGCGCCGGCATCACCCAGGCGCAGGTGGCGAAGTTCTCGCGGCGCGACGCCGAACGCCTGCCGGCCTACGAAGCGCGGCTGGAACGCATCGCCGACGTGCTGCGCGCTCTGGCGCTGCAGCCGCCGCCGAACGTCACCGATGGCGGCTGGATGCAGGCGCTGCCGGAACTGCTGCGCGCCGGCCGCCTCGGCCGCCGCCTGCATGCGCTCGATCCCGGCCTGCGCCAGGAGCTGCTGGACCTGTTCACCATCTCCGCCGCCGAGTACCTGGAGCGCTGGTTCGAGAGCGATCCGGTCAAGGCGCTGTTCGGTTTCGACGGCATCGTCGGCAACTACGCCAGCCCCTACACGCCGGGTTCGGCCTACGTGCTGCTGCACCATGTGTTCGGCGAGAGCAACGGGGTCAAGGGCGCCTGGGGCCACGCGCTCGGCGGCATGGGCGCGATCACCCAGGCGATGGCCAAGGCGGCGCTCGCGGCCGGCGCGCAGATCCGCACCGACGCCGGCGTGCGCGAGATCCTGGTCGAGGACGGGCGCGCGGTCGGTGTGGTCACCGAACACGGCGAACGCCTGCATGCGCGCCGGGTCGTCGCCAACGTCAATCCCAAGCTGCTGTACGAGCGCCTGCTCGACCCGGCGCACGTGCCGGCCGCCACCCGCGAGCGCATGGCGCAGTGGCGCTGCGGCTCGGGCACGTTCCGGATGAACGTGGCGCTGTCGCGGCTACCGCAGTTCCGCGCGTTGCCGGGGCAGGGCGACCATCTCACCGCCGGCATCATCCTGGCGCCGAGCCTGGATTACATGGACCGCGCCTACCGCGATGCGCGCGACCGCGGCTGGTCGCGCGATCCCATCGTCGAACTGCTGATCCCCAGCACCCTGGACGATTCGCTCGCGCCGCCCGGCCAGCACGTGGCCAGCCTGTTCTGCCAGCACGTGGCGCCGCAGTTGCCGGACGGGCGCAGTTGGGACGCGCACCGCGACGAAGTCGCCGAGCTGATGATCGCCACCGTCGAGCGCTACGCGCCGGGCTTCGCGGACTCGGTGCTGGGCCGCCAGGCGTTGACCCCGCTGGACCTGGAACGCACGTTCGGCCTGATCGGCGGCGACATCTTCCATGGCGCGCTGAGCCTCAACCAGTTGTTCAGCGCCCGCCCGATGCTCGGCCAGGCCAACTACCGCGGCGCGATTCCCGGCCTGTACCTGTGCGGCGCCGGCACCCACCCGGGCGGCGGCGTGACCGGCGCGCCCGGGCACAATGCGGCGATGGCGCTGCTGGACGATGGGCGGCGCTGA